Within the Polaribacter pectinis genome, the region TGAAGATGCAGATTCACCCACATTTTTTGTTTAATTCTTTAAATACAATTTATGGTTTTGCAATAAAAAAAGCAGATGAAACTCCAGATATGATCTTAAAACTTTCTAATTTATTAGATTATATTTTATATCAAGTAGATAAACCAACTGTTGTTTTAGATGAAGAAATAAATCATTTAGAAGATTATATTTCTTTGGAAAAAATGCGTTTTCATGACACGTTAGAAGTCAATTTTAAAAAAGAAAATACAAATAAATTATTGCAAATTCCACCAATGTTATTAATTCCGTTTTTAGAAAATAGTTTTAAACATGGTGCAATTGTACAAGAAGTTTTAAAAGTAGATATCAATTTAAAAACTGATGATAATTCGCTGTTTTTTAAAGTTGAAAACACGTCAAAAGAAACAGCAAAATCAATATCTGGTATCGGGTTAGAGAACATAAAAAAGCGATTAGAAATGTTGTTTCCTAATAAATATCAATTAGAAATACTTGAAGAAAAATCTATATTTAGAGTAACTTTAAGAATCGATTTAAAAAAGAAATGAGTAAAATAAATTGTGTTATTGTTGATGACGAGCCAGTTGCAAGAGAAATAATTACTTCTTTTGTAGACAAAGTTCCTAATTTAAACTTAATTAAAAGCTGTAAAAATGCCATGGAAGCTTTTGAAATCATGAATCATCAAAAAATTGATTTGTTTTTTCTAGATATTAATATGCCAGATATTTCTGGTTTGTCTTTGGCAAAATCCATCAACAAAAATTCTAAAATTATTTTTACAACAGCTTACAGAGAATATGCTGTAGATGGTTTCGATCTACAGGCGGTAGATTATTTGTTAAAACCAATTTCTTTTGACCGTTTTCTACAAGCAATTAATAAGTTTTTTGAGACCAAAATAAGTGCTGAAGATTCAGTTAAAAGTAAAGAAGATACAACTGAAAATGATGCTGTTTTTGTGCGTTCAGACCGTAAAATGGTAAAGATTATTTTTGACGAAATTCTTTATATAGAAAGTCTTTCCGATTATATTAAAATTCATTTAGTAGATAAAATTATAGTTACAAGAGAAACAATTAGTAACATAGAAACCAAGTTGCCAAAACGC harbors:
- a CDS encoding sensor histidine kinase, with amino-acid sequence MQKNIFFSVRKVGLHFLFWFLIWFFFYVFFSVGTSNKEFLFWFSTILSVISIVASYVFVYDLIPNYLLEKKHKQFALYSFYASVFVTTAVLMTMAFGFVFFFNLEFQQMPMLTKSASVILVCVLLIVALASSLKILKHNYKSLEEKKHLETRFLQTQLQLKEQELKFLKMQIHPHFLFNSLNTIYGFAIKKADETPDMILKLSNLLDYILYQVDKPTVVLDEEINHLEDYISLEKMRFHDTLEVNFKKENTNKLLQIPPMLLIPFLENSFKHGAIVQEVLKVDINLKTDDNSLFFKVENTSKETAKSISGIGLENIKKRLEMLFPNKYQLEILEEKSIFRVTLRIDLKKK
- a CDS encoding LytR/AlgR family response regulator transcription factor codes for the protein MSKINCVIVDDEPVAREIITSFVDKVPNLNLIKSCKNAMEAFEIMNHQKIDLFFLDINMPDISGLSLAKSINKNSKIIFTTAYREYAVDGFDLQAVDYLLKPISFDRFLQAINKFFETKISAEDSVKSKEDTTENDAVFVRSDRKMVKIIFDEILYIESLSDYIKIHLVDKIIVTRETISNIETKLPKRTFLRIHRSYIINFNKIESYTNEFVEIAKNAIPISRTYKENVLKKLEEN